AAAGTCACTTGTGCCGGGAAACTTCGcttgataaaatataaatatttcgcGACCATATATTTGGCAGTCTCGCATACAGCACAGAATGAATTGAAGCTCTTTCTTAATTGGCAACTTCCAAGAGAATCAAGCGGTAGGTAAGACAAGTCCTCGCCAATTGAATACAATTGGTGACGGGCTCTTATCGGGATCAGTCATTCATTTTCTAAGAAAGTGGGTATCgatcaatttaaatttataaatcatatgttaaatttattttataataaaaataatttcataatttttaaaagattgaaTCTTTTCTTATTTTGATAAGGTATTTTAAGCtacaagataaagaaaatattgaaaatactcTAATAACAACCTGTGATAGCTTTACGAAAAGCTAATTATGCGTTGGCCACAAACTTCTTCCGCAGCTTCcctttagttttaaatttaataattatattataatatattaattatttttatatatctttatcactaaaatattttttttggacaGAGATTTTGGTGAAAGAATATGATGGGCAACTTCCTTCATTGCATTAAAGCGAATTGAAGTCCAGGCACAAAGATGGTGCGTGAGTCGTGACAGCTAATTCTTTACAGAAAGGGTATGCATGCTTTGGCCACAAACTTCCTTTTTACGCATGGGGCATGTGGTCCTCTTCTTGACAAGAACGGATTACAATATTAGAAAGTTTAATTAAATACAAATCACCAATTACTAACTAATTACtcatatcttatatattataattataacatatttAGCAACCACTAATAACTAACcgattcatcatttttatatatattctaacagtaattaacaaaaaaaattataatattattaaaaaatactaccttaatcactaaaaaaaaaatgtaaacacCTCCGTCGGGACATGAAATCAAAGAAATATTGTTCTCGTGATAAAGTTTACATACTAATGCAttctttttatatcatattGTAATGTTTAAAAGTTAAGAAAAGAGATCCTAAATCATGACCTAAAACAGTTCTAAAGTTAAATGGTTTGAGGGATAgtatatatcaatttttaataaCTTAGTGGTAAAAGAATAATGAGgagaaattaaatatatataatgcgtGACAGCTTGTTGACAGAAAGCGTGTATGTGCTTTGGCCACAATCTTCCTTTGTACCCACGGTGGTGGCCGTCCTCTTCTCGACGTCAATCatccattatttttatattttgatctatataataGTGTAAAGGACATGATATTAAAGTAATGTACTAATATTGTTCTCCTGATAAAGTTATTGCTTTTCctcctcctctttttttttttgtatagttctctttttctttaattttgtctTAAATTTCGAACATATCACATTAATTCACATCAATTTAccaatatgaaatttatttttctataaactTAACCCTTTAGAAAGTAAGAATATCATGATATCTTATTAGAAAATCTTGAATAGTcccttagtttttattttttgatctccATGATTTAAGAAAATAAGAGCGAGCCCTCACTTTGGTTTTTTACAAGGCTTTACTCTTGTTCggtaaaatcaaaattaaagtgCTTTTAAAGCATAGAAAACTTTAAAACATTTgaacttttcttatttttttcctctcccaccctctattttatttatttatttaattttttttttttttgagaaaactgaaaaccaaaaaacaattgTTGAGCTAAGTGAGAATTAAGCGATCCCAATCAGGTACAGAAAACATGTAAGAGCTTTGACGCAAACAGATAAGCTGTAGAAAGATCGAGCAAGATGAAAACCTAGCTATGACCAGCAACTTTCACAGCACTCAATATAGGTCTTAATTAAAATTtctacttaatttattttttggaaaaaatgggACTTAATGAATAAGATTTATTCACTAACTAATTGGAAGACCTTTTAACTGTTAAGCAACTCATCATGACTTTATttcttgaaagaaaaaagaaaaaaaaaaagaaaagaaagtcgGAATTCTCATCTATTTAAACACTTAAATGTTAGGTCTACGCCAAAGCTGGATGAAGATGTAAATACCATACATTTACTATTGGGAAGCAACACATTTAAGATTATAGAAGTGTTATAACTGTAAAAGGatcatataaaagtaaattcataaactgacaATAGgggtataaaaataaactaaaaatactgAAAAATCGGCTTGGATCGGACCGGTTGGTTTGGTCCGGCTTTTGACTGGTTTGGTCTAGAATTGGTTTTATGTTTTCTAACATCGGACCAGACctattcacatattatatatattttattaatttttaatattatatattatatattttatattataaagaattttttatatataatatattataatttataacataatattttaatcttaaacatgaatatttatttgatcatatgttttaaatataatatatataataaatacattttattgcctaataaattctcaatatatttattttgataaatacattagtaatacgaatgtacttaatatattaaaatcggAATACAGGACTAAACCGGTCCAGAATAGATAAAACTAGAAATATCGGTTTAAGGGAGTATACGTAACTGGTGCTAATCGGTTTTAAAACtaatcggttttaaaaattGCAAAACCGATGTTACTAGTTCGGCCTTATATTTTGTCCAAAATTGGACCAAATCTAACCAGTTACACCCTTAACTGATATGGATTCATATATTATGTTAGAtccattttataataaaaatatagttacaatcTAATATACTATATTCGGTTACAATAGTTTGTGTGCTTATTTTTAAGTGATCTTTATAGTTAAAGCATTTATCTAAAGATTAATTTAAgatcagaatttttttaaaagaacttTAATTCATATTAAAATTCATGTTATTTTGGGCAAGACCCTTTAATTGTGGGGTGTTTACAATAGAGATCTCGtaatagtaaatttaaaaaattaattaatatggttGGGCAACACCCTTACTATGGATGAATCCCACTTAGATCGCCCTCTCAAGGGATATGTCTTCCATAGAGAAATATGAATATTCATTTTCCGGTGGAGGGGTACCGGAAATTAAGAGCATTTACAATggcttttataaaatataattttttattaaatataaagaagGTTGCTCAAAAGttcattataaattataatgaattttGTATTTCATCTTTATTATACACTTGCAATAGTAATCTCGTTAGAGGTAGAGATACTGTTCACAACTctagaatattttaaattaatttctttctcCTCTAAGTTCTTTTCCAgttatcatattttcatttcagcccctctctctcattcatgcacttttcttctctgttttttttttttttggttatgaaCTATACATAGATGCATATcgcattaaaagctacaaggatCCTTAACCTTTCAATGTCCATATCAAGTTTTCAGGAAAACCATACATTCTATCTCCTAACAAAATTTAAGATACCTTGTGGCACCTTGTTACACCAGGCACTTCAATGCCTGCCTACAGACAATTGATCAACAAAGCCCAAGGAAAAACAATTATCTTTTAGTTGAAGGTCCCATCAAACGACATGCCTGAAGGTGAGGTTAATACGAGTTGCCTCTACTTTTGCACGCTTAGGCACTGAGTGGAGCCAATCTCGTTGAGTGTTGCCCCTCATTACCAATAGCGATCCATGCTTAAGCGTGAATGAGTGCTGATCAGTATGGCTACTCTTCTTGGACCGCTTGCTTGCTGGTTCTTCACCACGTTCTTTTGACACATGAGATCTCTTACTGGGTTTCTTCTTCAAGAAAAATTCACGTTCACATCCAAAGGACACTGAAGCAATTTCCGGCGTCGATCCATAGAGCTTCTCATCATCAGAGTGCCAACCAAAGGACACTTTTCTTCTGTGTTTGATGTTGAAGAAGCTCTGAGTTTCATGGGTGCATCTACCGATTATCCAACTCATCAAAGGTCCCTCTTTGGATCTTTTTATTGCACTTTCATAATAAAGTATCATAATACTTAGCATTTCATGGCATTActgtaaaaatgaaaaaataaaaatcctacACCTTCGAGTGTAGCTACATTCTATAACtagtatttttttcttattcggATGAGAGGATGGGTATACAGTAGAATGATTGTTTTGTGTATTGTCTTTACTGTTTTCATAATATACTTTgagaatattttcataattataatttttttaatcaatttatattttagtttaatttataaatttggattaatataaaatacgatataattatatgacattgtatatgagaagatattacaaataTCAAAAGATGAGAATACCATTAATAgttagaaaatatttgaaatgaataaaaaatattaaaaagtataatatttaaataatataaagaaaaattagataagttgatatatgatatattgtaaaagttaatatgtaaaataataaataaataaattttgataatatattttaaaatacaagataaagaaaatattaaaaatactctAATAACAACCTGTGACAGCTAATTCTTCGGTAGCTTCcctttagttttaaatttaataattatattataatatattaattatttttatatatctttatcactaaaatatgttttttggaCAGAGATTTTCGTGAAAGAATATGATGGGCAACTTCCTTCAATGATGGTGCGTGACAGCTAATTCTTTATAGAAAGCGTATGCATGCTTTGGCCACAAACTTCCTTTTTACGCATGGTGCAAGTGGTCCTCTTCTCGACAAGAACGGATTACAATATTAGAAAGtttaattaaatacaaataaccaattacaaactaattactcatatcttatatattataattataaaaaggtTTTACAGTTGTTATCAACTTGCTTTCTTCTCGAGCGTTAtgattttaaactatttaatgcTGTAAATTAGTGcatttttaaatctatttttaactattttttctaatcatatatttttttaaggaaaaagaaTAATCACTCATGAAATGGACTACATCAACGTGTATATATATGGCACGTAatgccaaaatttaaatttaaaattaaagatgTTCCTAATGCAAATATTTTAGTTTATAGTAAAGAATActataaactaaaatattatgCAATGAAGCTTCAAGAAGTTGAATCAACCAATCAAATAGTTGTGATCAAATATTTAGATCAAAGTGTTTAAGCATAtttgttaataaataaatagaaaattgatCAATATGTTCTGAGGATGCTTATGGGGTCGAATAAAATTGATCAATATGTTCTAAGAATTAGCCGGGGGTGGCTCAATACAAATTGAGGTCTAATGTGAAATTTAAGtatttataattgaaaaaatttgatTGTAAGGGTTTATGCGCACCAATACGCTCATCCATCCAACGTGTTTGGTCAGAAAGtcagattttaatgaaaatggtgccaatttgaattttgaatatgaaagtaTCAATATTGGTACGAAAATCGGTATGCAAATTTGCTTGAACGTAGTAAaagtcaaatttttaaataaagtttttttgaatttaaatttaatacaaCAACTTAAATGAGACCTTAATGCAAATTTTGTGTCTCAATTTagtaagattttaaaaaagtatttaaaatataaataatatattgtattaaatattaaatttagtattatgggGCCTTGCAcacaatgaaaaatataaaaattatttaaagaaatggtgttttttttttcaaaaacaaattaaaaaaaaaaacacctcattttaatttttgggaGCCATACATAGAGTGTGGACCTTAGGCAATGGTCTAAATGGCCTTGCCATTGAGCCAGCCAGGAATTGgctgaaatatttgaaaatcaaattcatCAATCTTTTCTATACCTTTGTCAAATATTCCAAACTGCATCacactaaaatatatatacatatatatatatatatatatatatatatgtcatatgtATTCATAGAATATGAGTTATCTTTGAGATGCCTTTGTGGTGCAATACTGATAGACATGCTTGACGGAAAATCTCGTGCAAATTTGCGTGAAGGTTCGAGTCCTCTTTAAAGCATAGTATTGATAATACTACAACATGCCCGTTACCTATTTTGATTAAGGCTAAAGTCTACCTAAAACGGAACTTATTTTAAGCtgccaaacaaattcaattataatgaaaaacacGGATTATTGGCCGAACCTAGCGTGCTAGATACACTTATAGGCTGTCATGCAAATCTCACTtacatattttatgattataaatattattatttcttttaatttgatatcttgttaattttataatgcAATTAGACTTTGATTCCTGAAAAATCGACACTACACACGTTACACGGTTTACGGGTGCTTTCATTGACTATAGTAAATCGTCATGATCTCTAAATCTCACCTCCCACCAAATCTAATTGTTTGGTAAATTAAAGTCCCTAAATCTGATCTggtgaaaattaaaaaactctaCTGACATAGAAAGGTGCTAGTATCGATTATTtggaaacaaaatgaaaaacagtTTCACTAGGTGCAGTTCATTTTGTGCAGACTTTGTGCACCCTCGCTGTCTTCTTGGAAGAGACGAAGGTCATGGAAgtagtcatttaaaaattaagattttcatctaaatctcatatttatttatttttttcaaaagaaatgtgCAACACTTAcacattatataaatataaatatgatttctCTTCTACATGTAATTCTGAGTTCTGCTTGCTGGATATAGTTGGAGAACGACTCTACGTCCTTACTTAAAAAAAGAGATCCGGTTGATGGTGCGTCTGCGGTgcatcattaaaataaaaaaacaagttcGTCAGATGAATTATtggtgaattaaaaaaataatcgatGATCAAGAGCAACTTCTAGGCAACTAGTCGGAATTGGCACAAAGTTAAACCGGGATTAACTTGCACTaacaaataaggagataaatttaataaaaatattatatgaattcCCAAGGATGGTGAGGAAGTAATTTCTTGGCAACTTCGGCGTTGCATCACACGCACATAAAATTaaccagaagaaaaaaaagatagtaaTAAACTTTAGTTATTAATGGAAGACTAAAATTAATGAAGTCAATGCTCGAGCTTTcatgcatatattatataaaaaaatgattttatttattaatatataaattattttttaaactttcaccatcatatatatataatataactttttaactaattaattattaaagttTAGTCATGCCAATGGTCTGGTAGTCTATGGTGTTTGTTTATTTCTGATcatgaaagataaattttaggGTATGGGGACCAGAGGAGGATCGGGTCCCCATACCCTACCTGCTGTATTCGAATATGCTAAGAATCATCATATATAGAAAGATAAATTGGAAAGAAACGCTTGAACAACTCCAGTGTAGCgtcaaattaattgatcaaTATGTTCTAAGAACTAgctgaaatatttgaaaattaaactcATCAATCTTTCTTTCACCTTTGTCAAAGATTCCATACTGCATCACACTAACTAATTATGTCATATTCATATAATACTAATTATCTTTGAGATGCTTTGCTTGGTGGTGCAATGATAGACATGCCTGACTCAAAATCTTGTGCAAATGAGCGTGAAGGTTCGAGTCCTCTTTAAAACATAGTATTGATAATACTACAACATGCCCATTACCTATTTTGATTAAGGTAGAAAGTCTACCTAAAATGGAACCTATTTTATGCtaccaaacaaattcaataattataatgaaaaatacgGATTATTGGCCGAACGTAACATGCTAGATATACTTCCTGTCTGGCAAGTCTCATTTAcatactttataattataaatattatttttctaatttaatatctttttaattttataacccaATTAGACTTTGAATCCCGAAGAATCTACACTACACACGTTACATGGTTTACGGGTGCTTTAATTGACTATAGTAAATTGTCATGATCTCTAAATCTCATATCCCACCAAATCTAAATGTTTGGTAAAAGTATCTAAATCTGATCTAAATCAtatgtgaaaatgaaaaaactCTACTGACATTGAAACAAATCTAAATCATATAGTATCGTTTATTgggaaacaaaatgaaaaacaattcCGCTAGGTGCAGTCCATTTTGTTCACATTTTGTGCACTCTACTCcttggaagaggaagaggaagaggaaaagaCTCCTTGGAAGGCAATGGAAGCTGTCATTTCATATGGAGTAATACTAGCTAGATACAATTATGGGTTGTGCATTAATTGTAAtgcattcatttttaaaaagagtggaaTCTaccattaataaattaaattttttacataaatcttatatttacttacttttttttatatgttgtagacttcatatatatatatatatatatatattatcttttaaaCAGTCGGAGTATATTTCTAAAATGATAGCAAAGATTGATGCGATCGTTTCAATGGAACATGatgaactaattattatatgtaGTTTAATAACGTCAATGGTCTAGTAGTCTATGTTATTTGTTTATTTCTCATGAAGTTAGATACCATGAGATCAGGATCGTGTCCCCATACCCTACCTACTGTATAAAAAACTTTATTCTATCAATTTCTTATTCAAATATTCCCATATGCTAAGGGTCATCATAGAAAGATAAATCGGAAACAAACAACACTTCAACAACTCCATGCTAACTTTGACCCAGGTGGGGCCAatcattctttttattattattattattattttaaatctatttgaTGACGTtgtaaacaatattataaatcaaatcaagtgaaattttattatttattttaatttttgtcttttctaaTCGTATTTATTGGTAATTAAATTGATAATCACTTAGAAGAGTTGGACAATATATCCGAGCTGTCGTTGCATTGGATTACTATTGCAGTAATATTCGTTCCACAATATATCTCCAATAATAGAATTTATCAAGGTCGTGGCAACTGTCTAGATTGATTAACTTTCATCATTGTTGATATATTTTTAGGAAGCCCATCCCCCTTTGTTGCCTTTTCCCTCTTCAAGTATTCCCCTTATTTTACGTCTTGTATTTCAATTTTATGCAGTATCATCATTCCTCCTTGTTCGATCATTATCAAaccttctgtttcttccttCCATCCTAGCATAGTGAActttaatttctcataaattttTGGTGGCCTTAACACTTACACTATGAAACGACTTGAAAAAGTTTTAAGTTAGGAGCTGTGCGAGATGCAACCATGGTGCACGGTTTtgaatgagagaaaaaagtgaGAAATTCTCTTTTAACTCTAACTGTGTATAAGAAATATACATGCATGATCCATAGCAATATCAATAACCCTACCACATGTACTTTATCTCGAGAAAACATTGCTGGTCAATATATGTTGAGTTAAACTCGTCCTATAAAAAGGTGGAGATTGGATTTCCCCCCAAGGCAACAATAATCAAGGAGTAAAAAACTTAGGCCATTGAGTCGTCATCATGACTTATCATTTGTAAACGATTGTGATTAACATGCGACACAAATCTCTTAAGGCTTATTTGGAtagtaaattgaaataaaatgagttgagatattttatgaatagttgtaaaatatttgagttgagatgagatgatttagaaatgttttacggggttttgtaaaatgagaaagagaaaagttgaataaaaatattataaaattaaaatattttagaatataattttttttaatataattttttttgtgatttgaaaaagttgaattattattttttttttgtctttttttttatagaagtttgggcaagtaataataattaaataataattagataaaaaaagttaaaaatgtgaaattgaaaagtatttatgACATTTAGATATcgagatgaaataagattagatgatatgcggGCTTTCATTATCTAAACCATGGGTTAGACTTTAACTACATGAGcttaaagtattttatttaattatctaaacaaactttttattacaacaaaaagttaaaaaaaaaaaattagttcacaaactaacaagaattttttttgtattaattcattttattttaatttacttcaaataaattataacGTATTATATCAAAAGATCAATTTACATATTAAAGATGAAAAACTTCCTTACATAGAAAACTAATCCAAGTCAATGGTCAACATTATAGAAAAGGATACGACTTTGTGGAAGAAAgatgtgagaaaatactttggcaacttcctaatatatatgtgtatctaattcaatgtatatatatatataggaaattaattatattaggaTAAATTACACATGATCGATCCTCCCTCTAATATATATGCAAGTTTATAGTTCTTTCTGCCTTTTGAGAACTGTAAAAGAAGCATTCAATGGGATTATgggattaaaaaagaaaatggatggtCGTTAATTGTATGTTTATTCTATTTCGCATACTTTCTTATTTGAGAACTGTACAGACACAAagtaattatacaaaataaatttacagaCTGATGTGGTTTCATGGAATCCATTacatttactttataataaaaataattttacaatctgacttaccacatcaagccacattagtttgtggatttatttttgtgcaaTCCCTTTGTGGCTAACGTATTTTCCTTCTTATTTTACTTcatttctctttcctctcacttttttttttaaaaaaaatgattaatatagCCTTCATGTCATACAAAACTCcgatttaaataaaagaaaatatagaacGTTGTATATATTGTAGCAAGTAAGAATCCTAAATCTGCTTCATCAAATCTTATAGAGGAAATTTAAAACAATCATATGGTTTTTGTTATTGGATCTTAGAAatgattattgcatcttataatttttatcctttttcttttaatgagtTAAGAGGCTTCCTCtaaatccttcatttcaaagctTTGAGAATATTTAGTCTCAAGTAgcaaatctaaattattgtttGAAAGCAAAATATCATCTAcaaatagaattaaaaaaataattctactctTTCTAACTTGAAGATACTTTATGTACTGCAAAGTACAATCATATCCTATTATTGGGAGGGTTCTCTTTTAGCCCAAATCTGAATTTCCTAATTGCAAGCCCAATAagtattatatatctatatgatGACCCAAaccttaagcttgtaacgttgTAACGCCTACTTTGTTCTAccaacttctcattctcaaacGCATTCTCATAACTATATATCCTCAATGAATACCCATCAATAATACCATTCAAGAAAAATCTCAAacaaattacaatattattcaATAACTTAATTTGCATATATTTCTAGTTTATGAGCATCTTCGAtcattaattagtaattaccttgtctacatatattatatatatgattcactTGAAAGTTTTTGAAACATTACTGTAACTTTATAACCTCATTTACCACATCTCCAATACTACATAGATTAGTAGGTAGGTATACTATACACTCTTTGCTCACTAGGCTAATGGATTGTGTTAGTGGGCTTTAACTAACCACGTCAGTCCCAACTGATGGAGATAAAAACACCCCCTCCAGTTACCCAGGAA
This is a stretch of genomic DNA from Carya illinoinensis cultivar Pawnee chromosome 15, C.illinoinensisPawnee_v1, whole genome shotgun sequence. It encodes these proteins:
- the LOC122296940 gene encoding DNA oxidative demethylase ALKBH2-like — encoded protein: MSWIIGRCTHETQSFFNIKHRRKVSFGWHSDDEKLYGSTPEIASVSFGCEREFFLKKKPSKRSHVSKERGEEPASKRSKKSSHTDQHSFTLKHGSLLVMRGNTQRDWLHSVPKRAKVEATRINLTFRHVV